One genomic segment of Pedobacter endophyticus includes these proteins:
- the ettA gene encoding energy-dependent translational throttle protein EttA, with product MSDEKIIFSMAGVNKIYPPQKQVLKNIYLSFFYGAKIGVIGLNGSGKSSLLKIIAGLDKSYQGEVVFSPGYSVGYLAQEPILDPEKTVREVVEEGVAEITAILKEYEEVNEAFGLEENYSDPDAMDKLMARQGELQDKIDALGAWEIDSRLERAMDALRCPDPETKIGVLSGGERRRVAMCRLLLQKPDVLLLDEPTNHLDAESIDWLEQFLQNYEGTVIAVTHDRYFLDNVAGWILELDRGEGIPWKGNYSSWLDQKAKRLSQEEKTESKRQKTLERELEWVRMAPKARHAKSKARLANYDKLASEDGREREDKLELFIPAGPRLGNVVIEATNVTKAYGDKVLFDNLNFSLPPAGIVGIIGPNGAGKTTLFRLITGQEEADNGTFRVGETVELGYVDQMHNDLDADKTVYENITDGLDNIQLGNKAVNGRAYVSKFNFNGGDQQKKVGVLSGGERNRVHLAITLKKGANVLLLDEPTNDIDVNTLRALEEALENFGGCAVVISHDRWFLDRICTHILAFEGNSEVYFFEGNYSDYEEKRKKRLGDVAPKRIRYKKLN from the coding sequence ATGTCCGACGAAAAAATAATCTTTTCAATGGCAGGCGTAAACAAGATTTACCCGCCACAAAAACAGGTTTTAAAAAATATTTACCTTTCCTTTTTTTACGGTGCTAAAATCGGCGTTATCGGTTTAAATGGCTCCGGTAAGTCATCTTTATTAAAGATTATTGCTGGTTTAGATAAGTCTTATCAGGGCGAAGTGGTTTTTTCGCCGGGCTATTCGGTAGGCTATTTGGCGCAAGAGCCGATTCTCGACCCTGAAAAAACCGTTCGTGAGGTGGTTGAAGAAGGCGTTGCCGAAATCACAGCCATTTTGAAAGAATATGAAGAAGTGAATGAAGCTTTCGGATTAGAAGAAAATTATTCGGATCCTGATGCGATGGATAAACTAATGGCCAGACAAGGCGAACTTCAGGATAAAATTGATGCCTTGGGCGCCTGGGAAATAGATTCGAGGTTAGAAAGAGCGATGGACGCTTTACGTTGTCCCGATCCTGAAACAAAAATCGGTGTACTTTCAGGGGGTGAGCGTCGCCGCGTGGCTATGTGTCGTTTGCTGTTGCAAAAACCCGATGTTTTATTACTGGATGAGCCAACCAACCACTTGGATGCGGAAAGTATCGACTGGTTAGAGCAATTCCTGCAGAACTATGAAGGTACCGTAATCGCAGTAACTCACGATCGTTACTTCCTGGATAATGTTGCAGGCTGGATCTTAGAGTTAGATCGCGGTGAAGGTATTCCGTGGAAAGGGAATTACAGTAGTTGGTTAGATCAAAAGGCCAAACGTCTATCGCAAGAGGAAAAAACCGAGAGTAAGCGTCAGAAAACACTCGAACGCGAATTGGAATGGGTGCGCATGGCTCCAAAGGCACGACATGCAAAATCGAAGGCCCGTTTGGCAAACTATGATAAACTGGCTTCGGAAGATGGCAGAGAAAGAGAAGATAAATTGGAGCTTTTCATCCCTGCGGGGCCACGTTTGGGCAATGTGGTAATCGAAGCTACCAATGTAACCAAGGCTTATGGCGATAAGGTATTATTTGATAACTTAAATTTTTCGCTTCCGCCGGCAGGCATTGTGGGTATTATTGGTCCCAATGGTGCGGGTAAAACCACGCTGTTCCGTCTGATTACTGGTCAGGAGGAAGCCGACAACGGAACTTTCCGCGTGGGCGAAACGGTTGAGCTGGGTTATGTAGATCAAATGCACAACGATTTAGATGCTGATAAAACTGTTTACGAGAATATTACCGATGGATTGGATAATATTCAACTGGGCAATAAAGCAGTAAATGGTCGTGCTTATGTGTCGAAGTTCAACTTTAACGGCGGCGATCAACAGAAAAAAGTAGGTGTACTGTCTGGTGGAGAGCGCAATCGGGTTCATTTGGCCATTACCTTGAAAAAAGGTGCAAATGTACTTTTACTCGATGAGCCGACTAACGATATTGATGTAAATACGCTACGGGCGTTAGAAGAAGCTTTGGAGAACTTTGGCGGTTGTGCCGTGGTGATTAGTCACGACAGGTGGTTTTTAGATCGGATTTGTACGCATATTCTCGCTTTTGAGGGAAACTCCGAAGTGTACTTTTTTGAGGGTAATTACTCTGATTATGAGGAGAAGCGTAAAAAACGACTTGGCGATGTAGCACCGAAGCGAATTAGATATAAAAAGTTGAATTAA